A stretch of Gasterosteus aculeatus chromosome 4, fGasAcu3.hap1.1, whole genome shotgun sequence DNA encodes these proteins:
- the LOC120817132 gene encoding mitogen-activated protein kinase 12 isoform X1 — translation MAVRSRTGYYRQEVNRTGWEVPERYRDLKQVGTGAYGTVCSAWDRRLGAKVAIKKLHRPFQSKLFAKRAYRELRLLKHMKHENVIGLLDVFTAEIALDRLRDFYLVMPFMGTDLGKLMKLERLSEDRVQFLVYQMLRGLKYIHSAGIIHRDLKPGNLAINPDCELKILDFGLARQADAEMTGYVVTRWYRAPEVILNWMRYTQTVDIWSAGCIMAEMLLGRPLFKGSDHLDQLREIVKITGTPAADFVVKLQSQDAKNYIRSLPKVPKKDLQSVFSKASSNAVCVLEKMLLLDPEQRANASEALDLPFFAEFRDTEEETEAQPYDQTMDNTDLPLDQWKRHTFTEILTFRPPRDSRETSL, via the exons ATGGCTGTGCGCTCCAGGACGGGGTACTACCGACAGGAGGTAAACCGAACCGGGTGGGAGGTTCCGGAGAGGTACCGGGACCTGAAGCAGGTCGGAACAGGAGCCTACGGGACCGTGTG TTCAGCGTGGGACCGGCGGTTGGGGGCGAAGGTGGCCATCAAGAAACTCCATCGGCCCTTTCAGTCCAAGCTTTTTGCAAAAAGGGCGTACAGGGAGTTGCGACTCCTCAAACACATGAAGCACGAAAAC GTCATTGGGCTGCTGGATGTTTTCACCGCTGAGATCGCACTGGACCGCCTGCGTGACTT TTACCTGGTTATGCCGTTCATGGGCACCGACCTCGGCAAGCTGATGAAGCTGGAGAGATTATCGGAGGACAGGGTGCAGTTCCTCGTCTATCAGATGCTCAGAGGACTCAAG TATATCCATTCTGCAGGGATCATCCACAGG GACCTTAAACCTGGAAATTTAGCCATCAACCCGGACTGTGAGCTAAAG ATTCTGGATTTTGGCCTGGCTAGGCAGGCCGATGCCGAAATGACCGGCTACGTCGTGACGCGCTGGTACCGGGCGCCCGAGGTTATCCTCAACTGGATGCGCTACACACAAACTG tGGATATTTGGTCGGCGGGCTGCATCATGGCCGAGATGCTGCTGGGGAGGCCGCTGTTCAAAGGAAGTGATC ACCTGGATCAGCTGCGAGAAATCGTGAAGATCACAGGAACACCAGCTGCTGACTTTGTTGTTAAGCTACAGAGCCAAGAT GCCAAAAACTACATCAGAAGTCTACCAAAAGTGCCAAAAAAGGACTTGCAGTCTGTTTTCTCCAAAGCTAGCTCAAATG CGGTGTGCGTCCTGGaaaagatgctgctgctggacccGGAGCAGAGGGCGAACGCCTCGGAGGCGCTCGACCTGCCTTTCTTCGCCGAGTTCAGAGATACCGAGGAGGAGACCGAGGCGCAGCCCTACGATCAGACGATGGACAACACGGACCTGCCGCTGGATCAGTGGAAAC gtCACACGTTCACAGAGATACTGACCTTCAGGCCGCCCAGAGACTCCAGAGAGACGTCACTTTAA
- the mapk11 gene encoding mitogen-activated protein kinase 11, translating to MSARPGFYRQELNKTVWEVPERYQNLTPVGSGAYGSVCSAYDVVLRQKVAVKKLSRPFQSLIHSRRSYRELRLLRHMKHENVIGLLDVFTPAAALEDFKELYLVTNLMGADLNNIVKFQRLSDEHVQFLIYQLLRGLKYIHSAGLIHRDLKPSNVAVNEDCELRILDFGLARQTDDEMTGYVATRWYRAPEIMLNWMHYNQNVDIWSVGCIMGELLKGKVLFPGTDYIDQLKRIMEVVGTPTPDLLKKICSEHAQKYIQSLPFMPQQDLEKIFRGANPLAVHLLKRMLVLDCDGRISANEALSHPYFSQYHDPDDEPVAPPYDQTLESKDRTLEEWKELVFEEVNCVKTSGNKTDSLQAEQ from the exons ATGTCCGCCAGGCCGGGATTCTACCGGCAGGAGCTGAACAAGACTGTGTGGGAGGTTCCGGAGCGGTACCAGAACCTGACGCCGGTGGGCTCCGGAGCTTACGGCTCTGTgtg ctcggCGTACGATGTCGTCTTGCGGCAGAAGGTCGCGGTGAAGAAGCTGTCCAGGCCTTTTCAGTCCCTCATCCACAGCCGCCGCTCGTACCGGGAACTCAGGCTACTCAGGCACATGAAACACGAGAAC GTAATAGGACTGCTGGACGTCTTCACGCCTGCCGCAGCGTTGGAGGACTTCAAAGAACT GTACCTGGTGACCAACCTGATGGGCGCGGACCTCAACAACATTGTTAAATTTCAGAGGTTGTCAGACGAGCATGTGCAGTTCTTAATTTACCAGCTTCTACGCGGCCTCAAG TACATCCATTCGGCAGGATTGATTCACAGA GACCTCAAACCAAGTAATGTGGCAGTAAATGAGGACTGTGAGCTGAGG ATCCTTGACTTTGGATTGGCCAGGCAGACGGATGACGAGATGACGGGGTATGTGGCGACTCGCTGGTATCGAGCGCCGGAGATCATGCTGAATTGGATGCACTACAATCAGAACG TTGATATTTGGTCCGTGGGATGCATTATGGGAGAGCTGCTGAAAGGAAAAGTCCTTTTTCCTGGCACTGACT ATATTGACCAGCTGAAGAGAATCATGGAGGTGGTTGGCACTCCGACACCCGACCTGCTGAAGAAGATCTGCTCTGAACAT GCACAGAAGTACATCCAGTCTCTGCCCTTCATGCCCCAGCAGGACCTGGAGAAGATCTTCAGAGGAGCGAACCCACTGG CTGTCCATCTACTGAAGCGCATGCTGGTTCTAGACTGCGATGGGAGGATCTCCGCCAACGAGGCTCTGTCCCACCCTTACTTCTCCCAGTACCACGACCCAGACGACGAGCCCGTGGCCCCGCCTTACGACCAGACGCTGGAGAGCAAAGACCGAACTCTAGAAGAATGGAAAG aGTTGGTATTTGAAGAGGTGAACTGTGTCAAAACATCCGGCAACAAGACCGATAGCCTTCAGGCGGAGCAGTGA
- the LOC120817129 gene encoding cell adhesion molecule CEACAM5 produces MVLLVRIVGCCCWTVCSSMDHHSAALPSLLLLACLAGFSTSETGGGGSVGETSYGPSSVEIDGVNVVTVGIPYYFECTASCFPGCKYSWTRGNVTTQGPVLSLQLLHTMPTETLTCTVVNTATGGSASVQKTLQVTAGPSNIQISGPTYLTDGVASTFSCSASCYPSCSYTWTVSWEGQKLSSHEGKSISFAPYQSTVIAETLMCEAQDTVSHLFISTTLTLPVASVSSISIESPGTVTMGKTYAFTCNVACYPSCSFTWEYMGKTFQGDRTEIPILHKGEKRKFVSHQDITFSDYSKIEHLTCVATNSISGASINATVELTVIDPISVRATSEALPIAGKSFSLQCVGSQNPASITWLKNKQPMSASQTVHFSPDNVTMTFGPLLQADDGSYQCVVAEGEPIIQSSVYEMQVNYGPSSVVITGVDTMTLGMTYEFECSASCYPACQFTWSWGKETSPGPKLSLQLEEPEQTQNLTCTALNPTTETSVAAQKTLHVIDGPTNIHVSGPAFLTAGVESNFTCSADCHPSCNFSWIVSADEQSLLVAQGSTISVDLSANASLSDVSVECKAQETLSHLYIENNLQLQLASLSNINIAGDSAVAIGSEYTYRCSAVCAPSCDFTWRFMGKTFEGDRLDLTISDYSKIEPLTCEAKNTLSNTTITATINLTVTDPFSVRASSQAPPVAGRPFALLCEGPQEPDSITWLKNQNQMLASERVQFSPDNTTITFSFLVREDDGLYQCLVVEGENRTIHDNTLVVVVEGGVPNLSVGYLMEVNYGPNEVLIEKANELPVGEVMLVQPGSTTELQCSSQCFPACLITWFYQGTTLSTNASISFTPVIPPYTAALSCIASNPVTGQNGSAMTTVEVPDGPTNVVIGGPAALEIGVTASFTCSAECSPSCTFTWTLYGGTMTGSVIDITVNRHVSSESISCQAENTFTGQTATANETLSVSDPHWCGC; encoded by the exons ATGGTTCTATTAGTGCGGAtagttggttgttgttgttggactgTCTGCAGCAGCATGGATCATCACTCCGCCGCTTTGCCGTCGTTGCTGCTGCTCGCCTGTTTGGCAG GGTTTTCTACCAGTGAAACAGGAGGTGGTGGATCCGTAGGGGAAACCTCAT ACGGGCCGTCCTCAGTGGAGATTGACGGGGTCAACGTGGTGACAGTGGGAATCCCGTATTATTTTGAGTGCACAGCCAGCTGCTTCCCGGGCTGCAAGTACAGCTGGACCCGGGGTAATGTGACCACTCAGGGGCCCGTGCtgagcctgcagctcctgcacaCGATGCCCACGGAGACCCTGACCTGCACGGTGGTCAACACAGCAACGGGGGGGTCAGCGTCGGTCCAAAAGACGCTGCAAGTGACGG CTGGCCCGTCGAACATACAGATCAGCGGCCCCACCTATCTCACTGACGGAGTTGCCTCCACCTTTAGCTGCTCGGCCAGCTGTTACCCGTCCTGCAGCTACACGTGGACTGTTTCCTGGGAAGGGCAGAAGCTCAGTAGTCACGAAGGCAAGAGCATTTCTTTCGCTCCATATCAGAGCACCGTCATCGCTGAAACTCTGATGTGTGAGGCTCAAGACACCGTCTCACATCTGTTCATCTCTACGACTCTGACGCTGCCGGTGGCAA GTGTCTCTAGCATCAGCATCGAGAGTCCCGGAACAGTGACGATGGGAAAGACATACGCATTCACGTGCAATGTGGCTTGCTACCCATCCTGCAGCTTTACGTGGGAGTACATGGGGAAGACCTTCCAGGGTGACCGGACCGAAATACCCATCTTGCATAAGGGGGAAAAGAGAAAGTTTGTCAGTCACCAAGACATCACTTTTAGTGACTATTCAAAAATCGAGCATCTCACATGTGTGGCCACAAACTCTATATCTGGTGCCAGCATCAACGCCACGGTGGAGCTGACGGTCATCG ACCCAATTTCGGTGCGTGCCACCTCTGAGGCCCTGCCAATTGCCGGCAAGTCTTTCTCCCTGCAGTGTGTTGGCTCTCAGAACCCAGCCTCCATTACGTGGCTGAAGAACAAACAGCCAATGTCAGCCTCCCAGACGGTGCATTTCAGCCCTGACAACGTCACGATGACCTTCGGCCCCCTGCTGCAGGCGGACGACGGTTCATACCAATGCGTGGTGGCAGAGGGGGAGCCCATCATCCAGTCCTCTGTCTACGAGATGCAAGTCAACT ACGGGCCGTCCTCCGTCGTGATCACCGGGGTCGACACAATGACTCTGGGAATGACGTACGAGTTTGAGTGCTCAGCCAGCTGCTACCCCGCATGTCAGTTCACCTGGAGCTGGGGCAAGGAGACCTCCCCGGGCCCGAAGCTGAGCTTGCAGCTGGAGGAACCAGAGCAGACACAGAACCTGACCTGCACGGCACTCAACCCCACTACGGAGACATCAGTCGCCGCCCAGAAGACGCTGCACGTCATTG ATGGACCAACAAACATACATGTCAGCGGTCCGGCGTTCCTGACTGCAGGAGTGGAATCCAACTTCACCTGCTCGGCCGACTGCCACCCCTCCTGCAACTTCTCGTGGATCGTTAGCGCGGATGAGCAGTCGCTCCTCGTCGCACAAGGCAGCACAATATCCGTCGATCTGTCCGCTAACGCTTCCCTCTCAGATGTCAGTGTGGAGTGTAAGGCCCAGGAGACCCTCTCACATCTCTACATTGAGAATAACCTGCAGCTGCAATTGGCGA GTTTATCTAACATTAACATCGCCGGAGACAGCGCAGTGGCGATAGGAAGCGAGTACACGTACAGGTGCTCCGCCGTGTGCGCGCCGTCCTGTGATTTCACCTGGAGGTTCATGGGGAAGACTTTTGAGGGCGATCGGCTGGATCTCACTATTAGTGACTACTCTAAGATTGAGCCTCTCACCTGTGAGGCCAAGAACACATTATCCAACACCACCATCACCGCAACTATTAACCTCACCGTCACTG ACCCGTTCTCGGTGCGGGCCTCCTCCCAAGCCCCGCCGGTTGCAGGCCGGCCCTTCGCTCTGCTGTGCGAGGGGCCTCAGGAACCCGACTCCATCACATGGCTCAAGAATCAGAATCAAATGCTAGCGTCCGAAAGGGTGCAATTCTCCCCTGACAACACCACGATTACGTTCAGTTTTCTCGTGCGCGAGGATGACGGCTTATACCAGTgtctggtggtggagggggagaacCGCACCATCCACGACAAcacgctggtggtggtggttgaggGGGGAGTCCCCAATCTGTCCGTGGGCTACCTGATGGAAGTGAACT ACGGGCCGAACGAGGTGCTCATTGAGAAAGCCAACGAACTGCCGGTGGGTGAGGTGATGCTGGTTCAGCCCGGATCCACAACAGAACTGCAGTGTTCGAGCCAATGCTTCCCCGCGTGCCTCATCACCTGGTTTTACCAAGGAACGACTCTGTCTACCAACGCCTCCATATCCTTCACGCCTGTGATACCTCCGTACACGGCAGCCCTCTCCTGCATTGCATCCAACCCGGTGACGGGGCAAAACGGATCGGCCATGACCACGGTGGAGGTGCCCG ACGGGCCGACGAACGTGGTCATCGGCGGACCAGCGGCTCTTGAAATCGGGGTCACGGCGAGCTTCACTTGCTCAGCCGAGTGCTCTCCTTCCTGCACCTTCACGTGGACCTTGTACGGGGGGACGATGACGGGCAGCGTGATCGACATCACCGTGAACCGCCACGTGTCCAGCGAGTCCATCAGCTGCCAGGCTGAGAACACCTTCACCGGGCAGACGGCCACGGCTAACGAGACGCTCAGTGTCTCAG ATCCTCACTGGTGCGGATGTTGA
- the LOC120817132 gene encoding mitogen-activated protein kinase 12 isoform X2, with protein sequence MAVRSRTGYYRQEVNRTGWEVPERYRDLKQVGTGAYGTVCSAWDRRLGAKVAIKKLHRPFQSKLFAKRAYRELRLLKHMKHENVIGLLDVFTAEIALDRLRDFYLVMPFMGTDLGKLMKLERLSEDRVQFLVYQMLRGLKYIHSAGIIHRDLKPGNLAINPDCELKILDFGLARQADAEMTGYVVTRWYRAPEVILNWMRYTQTVDIWSAGCIMAEMLLGRPLFKGSDHLDQLREIVKITGTPAADFVVKLQSQDAKNYIRSLPKVPKKDLQSVFSKASSNAVCVLEKMLLLDPEQRANASEALDLPFFAEFRDTEEETEAQPYDQTMDNTDLPLDQWKLACTIVGPEYVTVGVPSSVECYSDCRACTYSMSLDGQSAAGQGNVLAFTVTSWAEALTVTCTVTAGKGVNATATKRLQVLAGPANVSISGPDLMDPSVSHTYSCHAYCRPSCAYAWKTDKGPWMSGQGNVISITPREMDSSRVLICKATNSVSKLFVGAVRSIAVISGPAKVEIIGPDVIELAEKYTYVCSAECVPACRYASSMGNQTVRGGVMEIMVDHPLKSVTLKCEAQNTASRRTAVASKTVQIARADRNPSTRPGEASALLLLAFIISALLPQ encoded by the exons ATGGCTGTGCGCTCCAGGACGGGGTACTACCGACAGGAGGTAAACCGAACCGGGTGGGAGGTTCCGGAGAGGTACCGGGACCTGAAGCAGGTCGGAACAGGAGCCTACGGGACCGTGTG TTCAGCGTGGGACCGGCGGTTGGGGGCGAAGGTGGCCATCAAGAAACTCCATCGGCCCTTTCAGTCCAAGCTTTTTGCAAAAAGGGCGTACAGGGAGTTGCGACTCCTCAAACACATGAAGCACGAAAAC GTCATTGGGCTGCTGGATGTTTTCACCGCTGAGATCGCACTGGACCGCCTGCGTGACTT TTACCTGGTTATGCCGTTCATGGGCACCGACCTCGGCAAGCTGATGAAGCTGGAGAGATTATCGGAGGACAGGGTGCAGTTCCTCGTCTATCAGATGCTCAGAGGACTCAAG TATATCCATTCTGCAGGGATCATCCACAGG GACCTTAAACCTGGAAATTTAGCCATCAACCCGGACTGTGAGCTAAAG ATTCTGGATTTTGGCCTGGCTAGGCAGGCCGATGCCGAAATGACCGGCTACGTCGTGACGCGCTGGTACCGGGCGCCCGAGGTTATCCTCAACTGGATGCGCTACACACAAACTG tGGATATTTGGTCGGCGGGCTGCATCATGGCCGAGATGCTGCTGGGGAGGCCGCTGTTCAAAGGAAGTGATC ACCTGGATCAGCTGCGAGAAATCGTGAAGATCACAGGAACACCAGCTGCTGACTTTGTTGTTAAGCTACAGAGCCAAGAT GCCAAAAACTACATCAGAAGTCTACCAAAAGTGCCAAAAAAGGACTTGCAGTCTGTTTTCTCCAAAGCTAGCTCAAATG CGGTGTGCGTCCTGGaaaagatgctgctgctggacccGGAGCAGAGGGCGAACGCCTCGGAGGCGCTCGACCTGCCTTTCTTCGCCGAGTTCAGAGATACCGAGGAGGAGACCGAGGCGCAGCCCTACGATCAGACGATGGACAACACGGACCTGCCGCTGGATCAGTGGAAAC TTGCCTGTACAATTGTCGGTCCAGAATACGTGACTGTGGGAGTGCCGAGCAGCGTTGAGTGTTACAGCGACTGCCGAGCTTGTACCTATTCTATGTCTTTGGATGGACAGAGCGCCGCCGGTCAGGGCAACGTGTTGGCCTTCACTGTTACCAGCTGGGCGGAGGCGCTGACAGTGACGTGTACAGTCACAGCGGGCAAAGGTGTGAATGCCACGGCAACAAAGCGACTGCAAGTGTTAG CCGGCCCTGCCAACGTTTCCATCTCAGGCCCCGACCTGATGGATCCATCTGTGAGCCACACCTACAGCTGCCACGCTTACTGTCGGCCATCTTGCGCCTACGCCTGGAAGACGGATAAAGGCCCGTGGATGAGTGGTCAGGGGAATGTCATTTCTATCACTCCTCGGGAGATGGACAGCTCCAGAGTTCTCATCTGCAAAGCCACCAACAGCGTGTCCAAGCTTTTTGTCGGCGCTGTTCGAAGCATAGCTGTGATAT CTGGTCCAGCAAAGGTTGAGATCATCGGCCCCGACGTGATAGAACTTGCAGAAAAGTACACGTACGTGTGCTCTGCTGAATGCGTGCCCGCTTGCCGCTACGCCTCGTCAATGGGCAATCAGACCGTGAGGGGCGGCGTGATGGAGATAATGGTGGATCACCCGCTGAAGTCGGTCACTCTCAAGTGCGAGGCTCAGAACACCGCTTCGAGGAGAACCGCCGTGGCGTCAAAGACAGTGCAGATAGCGC GGGCAGACCGGAACCCGTCCACCCGCCCTGGAGAGGCctccgctctgctgctgctggccttcATCATTTCTGCTCTTTTGCCACAGTGA
- the atp23 gene encoding mitochondrial inner membrane protease ATP23 homolog, with amino-acid sequence MEQPKQEEDYGYDLFPERNSAKYKAKSIKESLFTFNHKCQVMLQFAMETSPYAKLLLSAMKTSGCQVFKDRHFSCEDCDGTVSGGFDAVSSQIVLCQNNIRKQSHMTRVVTHELIHAFDHCRANVDWFNELRHVACSEIRAANLSGDCSFWNEFDRSNFGWKQHHQECVRGRALRSILAVRKVSREKAEKIVDEVFVSCFNDHAPFGRIPHGKKDAGFAYRDYNNRDRYYANL; translated from the exons ATGGAACAGCCTAAACAAGAGGAGGACTATGGATACGATCTATTCCCGGAGAGAAACTCTGCAAAGTACAAGGCGAAGTCGATCAAAGAGAGCTTGTTCACTTTCAACCACAAGTGTCAGGTCATGTTGCAGTTCGCAATGGAAACTA GTCCGTATGCCAAACTCCTTCTCAGTGCCATGAAGACTTCAGGCTG CCAAGTGTTCAAAGATAGACATTTCTCCTGTGAAGATTGTGACGGAACAGTCAGTGGAGGATTTGACGCCGTTTCTTCTCAA ATAGTTTTGTGTCAGAACAACATCCGCAAGCAGTCCCACATGACCCGAGTGGTCACGCACGAGCTCATCCACGCCTTCGACCACTGTCGGGCCAACGTGGACTGGTTCAACGAATTGAGGCACGTGGCTTGTTCCGAG ATCCGGGCAGCTAACCTCAGTGGTGACTGCTCCTTTTGGAACGAATTTGACCGATCCAACTTCGGCTGGAAGCAGCATCATCAG GAGTGCGTCAGAGGCCGGGCGCTTCGCTCCATCCTGGCGGTGAGGAAAGTCAGCCGAGAGAAGGCGGAGAAAATAGTGGACGAGGTCTTCGTCTCGTGTTTCAACGACCACGCGCCCTTCGGACGGATCCCGCACGGCAAGAAGGACGCCGGGTTCGCCTACAGAGATTATAACAACAGAGATCGATACTATGCAAACCTTTAG
- the rpap3 gene encoding RNA polymerase II-associated protein 3, producing the protein MSGVNKAIELQLHLRQNAEDLHSFMAGMESWETDMKKKDEELRTGGLQGEQKALPPVRNQDYKTKKRERKKKRKEHSGQGDAISKDPKKGSKIKAYDYRSWDKFDVDKVLSEMDKEESPAESNESDSEEATGDREKALSEREKGNAFFKDGKYDDAVECYTRGMSADPYNPVLPTNRATAFFRLKKYAVAESDCNLAIALDGNYFKAYARRGAARVALKKYESALEDYETVLKLNPGNAEAHDEAQKIKETLGHQAPAVQSGVQRAQEAPTADPERQRLMEEQQRRQEAAMQKDRGNAYFKEGKYEAAVECYGRGIEADSMNVLLPANRAMAFLKLEKYKDAEEDCTKAISLDSTYSKAFARRATARVALGKQEEAKQDFQEVLKLEPGNKQALNELQKMQINVTSSSLLQTPGATQRRTVQPVDKPTHLRSTKPLRRIDIEEVSGATTASQVDSASVQEAMREDESSPLSTSPTAKMIKIEEMTEVPSHTPPKAPVSGQTKQPAQRGVVPPPPPEPPASTSSAVADLPPPPTNSFQLEADLRKIGNQPEGIYRYLRQIKPEAFASIFHNSLEPDILHQLLRTLHGFYTKNDEPAVTLAILSSLAGVRRFDIAVMFLSPPEKKVLKEVFDFLHRSELEGSSVAALQKKYGV; encoded by the exons ATGTCCGGGGTAAACAAAGCCATTGAGTTACAGCTTCACCTGCGGCAAAATGCGGAGGATCTGCACAGCTTCATGGCGGGGATGGAAAGCTGGGAGACGGACATGAAAAAGAAGGACGAGGAGCTAAGGACGGGGGGACTTCAAGGGGAACAG AAGGCGCTCCCCCCTGTGCGCAACCAAGACTACAAAACGAAGAAGAgggaaaggaagaagaagaggaaagagcacTCCGGCCAAGGCGACGCGATTTCAAAGGACCCCAAGAAAGGCTCAAAGATAAAGGCGTACGACTACAGATCGTGGGACAAGTTTGACGTG GACAAAGTTCTGTCGGAGATGGACAAGGAGGAGAGTCCAGCAGAGTCAAACGAGTCGGACTCCGAGGAAGCGACAGGTGATCGAGAGAAAGCGCTGTCCGAGAGAGAAAAG GGTAACGCGTTTTTCAAAGATGGGAAGTACGACGATGCCGTTGAGTGTTACACCAGAGGGATGAGCGCTGATCCTTACAACCCTGTGCTTCCCACGAACCGAGCCACCGCCTTCTTCCGACTCAAAAA GTACGCTGTGGCAGAGTCCGACTGCAACTTGGCGATAGCTCTGGACGGCAACTACTTCAAAGCGTACGCGAGGAGAGGAGCAGCGCGGGTTGCACTGAAGAAATATGAATCTGCATTAGAAG ATTATGAGACGGTTCTCAAGCTCAATCCCGGGAACGCGGAAGCACATGATGAAGCGCAAAAAATCAAAGAG ACTCTCGGTCATCAGGCACCAGCCGTGCAGAGTGGAGTCCAGCGGGCCCAGGAGGCCCCCACAGCGGACCCCGAGCGGCagaggctgatggaggagcagcagagacggCAAGAGGCGGCTATGCAAAAAGAcaga GGAAACGCCTATTTCAAAGAGGGGAAGTATGAAGCGGCTGTGGAGTGCTACGGCAGAGGCATTGAGGCGGACAGCATGAACGTCCTTCTGCCCGCCAACAGAGCCATGGCCTTCCTCAAGCTGGAGAA gtACAAGGACGCAGAGGAGGACTGCACCAAAGCCATTTCTCTGGACAGCACCTACTCCAAGGCCTTCGCCCGCCGCGCCACCGCTAGAGTGGCTTTAGGGAAACAGGAGGAGGCCAAACAAG atttTCAAGAGGTGCTGAAACTGGAACCAGGGAACAAACAGGCCCTGAATGAGCTCCAGAAAATGCAGATT AACGTGACGTCCAGCAGCCTTCTCCAGACACCAGGCGCCACACAAAGGAGAACCGTTCAGCCAGTGGACAAACCAACACATTTGCGGTCAACA AAACCTCTGAGGAGGATTGACATCGAGGAGGTGAGCGGCGCGACGACGGCGTCGCAGGTGGACTCGGCCTCCGTCCAAGAGGCAATGAGGGAGGACGAGTCGTCTCCACTGTCGACTTCGCCCACCGCCAAGATGATCAAGATCGAGGAGATGACCGAAGTGCCCTCGCACACACCTCCCAA AGCCCCTGTGAGCGGGCAGACCAAACAGCCGGCGCAGCGGGGGGTCgttccgcctcctcctcctgaaccGCCAGCCAGCACCTCCTCAGCAGTAGCAgacctgcctcctccacccaccaacAGCTTCCAGCTGGAGGCCGACCTGCGCAAGATCGGAAACCAGCCCGAAGGGATTTACAGATACCTTAGG CAAATCAAACCCGAGGCGTTCGCAAGTATCTTCCACAACTCGCTGGAGCCGGACATTCTCCATCAGCTCCTGAGGACACTGCATGGTTTCTACACCAA GAACGACGAGCCGGCCGTCACGCTGGCGATCCTCAGCAGCCTGGCGGGTGTGAGGCGCTTCGACATAGCCGTCATGTTCCTGTCGCCACCGGAGAAGAAAG TGCTTAAAGAAGTGTTTGACTTCCTCCACCGGTCGGAGCTCGAGGGATCATCTGTTGCGGCCTTACAGAAGAAGTACGGTGTGTGA